CATCCGTTATGGCACCGACTGTACTCATAATAATGACGGAAGCGCCAATCTTAACAAAGTCGACACCAATATAAAGGGAAAATATAGTTAGCTCGTCAATTTCCTCCTCCCCAAATCCTTGTATCATCGCCTTTTTCGTAACAATCGCAATGAATAATAACATAACCGCAATCGTAATCATTGAAGCCAAAAATGCAGTTTTCGTTTTACTATTTACTTCATTTATGAAAAAGAGATTGATACAACTAATCAATGTACATGCGATCAATGTAATTATAATCGGATTCGCATGCGGATCCATCATGAAAAAGATCGTAAGCATGATGACTCCGAAGTTGAAAAACAAGGAAATAAATGACCGCGCACCTTTTTTTCCGCCGATCAGAACCATCAATATCAATAAAATAGCCGCCAACCATAGCAATACATTCATAACTTCGCCTTCTTTCTGTTAACGAAGAAAATAGACGTATACAAACCGATGGGAATCGCTAATACAATTCCAATTCCCCCAGCCAAAGCGCGCGCTAATTCCAATGAAAGATTGATGGAAAGTACAAACGACATTGGCGTGATATTCTTCAAATACAAAATAATAACTGGAATCGACCCACTAATATAAGCAAAGAACAAAATGTTTGTCATCGTTCCCATAATATCTTTTCCGATATCTAACCCTGACTTTTTGAGTGCTTTTACTGGAATATCATTATTCTTTTCATATAGCTCGAAAATAGACGAAGACATTGTAATGGCAACATCCATGACAGCCCCCAATGACCCGATGAATAACCCGGCCATAAACACCATTCGATAAGGATGCGTCAGAAATTGCATCTCCTCGTAACGAAGGCCATTCTCAGCAGTCAACAACAAAACAACGTACGCGATGAATAGCGAAATAAAAGTTCCGAGTAAAGTCGCAACAATTGCCGCATAGGTTTTTTCATTATTGCCGTTAACAAGCAACAAGGAAAGTACTGTAAATAAAATCACGCAGACACCGCAGATCCATAACAAACTTATATGTGGGTTTTTTATATAAATATCGAGTGCATAGGATAATATGACAGCATTTACCGCCAAACTGATTATCGAAAACAACCCCTGTTTTTTCCCAACAATTAGTAAAACAAAGATGAAAATCCATGTGACGATTAAAATACTTTTATCGCGTTTTACATCCTTTATAGTTCCCGTTAAACCTGTTTTCTCATTCGCATCAATCGATACAAATAATTCATTTCCAACATGGTATTGTTGATCGTAAGCCCCGGAAGTTGAATATTCGTTTATGAGATGAATTAGCTGCCCTTTTTCTTCTCCGTTTTTTATTTCTGCTGTTAAATACTGTGTGAATAATTGGTCTTCATTATTATGCATGTCCACCACTTTGGCCGTGTCTTCAAGATTCGTTTCGATAACTTCAGCAATTGTACGGTCATAAAATGAGTGATTGTGATTTACAAAAAGTAGAGATATGACAAAACAAAGCGCTAATAGGATGTACAAAAAGATTTTTTTGAATTTATTTACAGATACAATCAATCAAGCACCTCCGTTTACCGGATGATAATTTGTATAAAAAACATACAAAAAATCAATCCACGACCCTATAATCCCCTAATTTTAACATAATGAAGATAGGCTATCGAATACTACCTAACCAAAAAGTCCTGTTTTGCGGATATACATCTCGTATCGTCGAATATAACCTCAGAACTGTCGGATATCGACTTTACCGAACATTTATATGTAATGGGTATCCATTATTCGTAAATACAGCCGTTTTAGTTCTGCCAATTATACGCGAAATGAAGTTTGTTCGGATTTAACTACTAATTTCTCTGTTTTGAAATTGACTCGCTGAAGCGATAAGTGTTAATATGTAAAGAATATACGATTGGATAATACATACCAAACGTAAAGTAATTAATCTGTCGCTGATAAGATAGTAGTGGCAAAACCTGCAATTATCGCCCTTTACATAAATGAGGAGGAATGCTTGTGTTTAAAGT
This DNA window, taken from Sporosarcina sp. 6E9, encodes the following:
- a CDS encoding YibE/F family protein → MNVLLWLAAILLILMVLIGGKKGARSFISLFFNFGVIMLTIFFMMDPHANPIIITLIACTLISCINLFFINEVNSKTKTAFLASMITIAVMLLFIAIVTKKAMIQGFGEEEIDELTIFSLYIGVDFVKIGASVIIMSTVGAITDVAISITSPMREVLNHHPSISRKDLFASGISIGKDILGSNTNTLFFAFIGGYLALLLWFKDLSYSFGEIINSKVFGAEMIVILCAGIGIALVIPIASGINAYFLVRKNIEKS
- a CDS encoding YibE/F family protein: MIVSVNKFKKIFLYILLALCFVISLLFVNHNHSFYDRTIAEVIETNLEDTAKVVDMHNNEDQLFTQYLTAEIKNGEEKGQLIHLINEYSTSGAYDQQYHVGNELFVSIDANEKTGLTGTIKDVKRDKSILIVTWIFIFVLLIVGKKQGLFSIISLAVNAVILSYALDIYIKNPHISLLWICGVCVILFTVLSLLLVNGNNEKTYAAIVATLLGTFISLFIAYVVLLLTAENGLRYEEMQFLTHPYRMVFMAGLFIGSLGAVMDVAITMSSSIFELYEKNNDIPVKALKKSGLDIGKDIMGTMTNILFFAYISGSIPVIILYLKNITPMSFVLSINLSLELARALAGGIGIVLAIPIGLYTSIFFVNRKKAKL